CGCGTGCTTCCAGGTGGATCACGGCAGTCGTCTCATCGGAGGACTCGCCGACGTGGGCGTCGGTCATCAGGTAGCGGTCCGGGTAGTGGTGCGCTTCAGGCTCAGCGAAGACCAGCCGCCGCGAGCGGGCGCCGCCGGCCAGCACCACCAGCGGGGCGCTGCGCTCTCCGGAGTCAGTGCAGACGATGACTCCGTCGTGCCGGGGGCGGAGCTGATGGACCGTCGCTCCGCGTTCGGGCGGGGGTGCGACTGCGCTGAGCGCCTCCTCGGTGGACTCTTGGGGCAGGGTCGCCACGAAGGGGAAGCGTCGGTTCAGCGCGTCGAAGCGCACGGTTCCCAGCACGCGTCCCTGCACCTGGGCTTGGCCGGCTCTGACCCGCAGCGCCTGATCCAGGATTCGGGCTGTGAGACCTGAGGCTTCCAGCGCGGCGAGCGCGGGTGAGTGAATGCCGATGGCCCTGCTGCCGGGACCGGGCTGCGGGCGCTGCTCGAGCAGGGTGACCTCCGCGCCCAGGCGGCGCAGCTCGGCGCTGATGAGGAGACCGACGGGCCCCGCGCCGATCACGATGACGTCAGGCACCGCCGGGGGCCTCTGCCAGCACGCGGAAGGGGGCTGCAGATGTGACTGTCCACGGATCTGCCAGGGCGCTGCTGAGCTCGGGGGCCGTGTAGCTGCGCCGAATGGAGCGCAGCCCGTCGGTCTTCAGGAAGGTTCCTGGGCTCACGGGAGTCACCCCGATGGCGTAGAGGCGGTATGCGAGCCGGCTGCGGGCGATGTCGTTGTGCAGCACCAGTCCGGAGGCGAGCATCCGGGAGGCGTGGGCGAAGCTCTTCAGCTCAGGTGACGGGATGTGGTGGATGACGTGGTTGGTGATCACCAGGTCGAAGGTTTCGCCGCTGCGGCGCAGGGTCTCGGCATCTGTGCAGAGGAACCTCACGTGGGCCGGTCCCTTCCTGGTGGCGGCGCGGTGGGCGCGCGGGTCGGGGTCAGCACCGGTCCACTCGACGGTCAGGCGGTCTTTGGCCACCAGCTGTGAGAGGCGTCGGAGGACGTCACCGCCGCCGGAGCCGAGGTCCAGCACGCGGGCGGGCCGCTGCAGGCTGGACAGGAACGGCCGCACGTGTGACGCGTAGATGCTGTCCCATCCGGAGACGGCGCGGTTGACGAGGCCGAATCGTCGGAATGTGGCGTCCAGGCGGCGCGGGTCGCACTGCGGGTCATCCATGAGCTCCTGCAGGTTTTCGTCCCGCTCGGCCAGGGGCTTTCTCATGCTCATGTCACCGTGTGCAGCAGCGCCGATTCCACGGTGAGCCCGGGTCCGAAGGCGAGAGCGGCGATCGGTGCTCGGGGGGCAGGGTCCTGCATGATGCGCCGGAGGATGAACAGAATGGTGGCGCTGGACATGTTTCCGTAGTCGCTCAGCACCGCACGGGAGGGCTGCAGAGCATCGGGGCTGAGCTCGAGCCCCTTTTCGACACGGTCCAGGACGCTCCGGCCTCCGGGGTGGACGGCCCATGTCTGCGGCGCCTCCGCGGAGCCGACCAGCCTGTCGACTGCCGCGCGTATTTCACGGCCGATGATCCGGGGGACCTCTGCTGAGAGCCTCATGTCGAAGCCCTGGTCGCCGATGGTCCAGACCATGTCGGCCTCGCCCTCCTCGGTGAGGGCTGTGGCGAAATGGTCCATCGACAGTCCGCCGCTGCGTCCTCGGCTGGTGTCTGCGGTGACGACGGCGGCGGCTGCTCCGTCGGCGAAGACGGAGGCGGCAACGATCTGTTCTGGGTCGCTGCTGCTGCGTATGTGCAGGGAGCAGAGCTCGACGCTGACGATGAGCACGACCGCCCCGGGGTGGGAGTCGGTGATCTGCGCGGCCTGGCGCAGGGCGGGGATGGCTGCCGCGCAGCCCATGAAGCCCAGATGGCTTCTCTCGACGGACGTGGGCAGGCCCAGGTCGCGGATCAGATGGTAGTCGATGCCGGGGGCGAAGAAGCCCGTGCAGGAGACGGTGATCAGGTGCGTGATGTCGGCTTCGCCGATGCGGGCTTCCTGCAGCGCGCTGTGCGCGGCTTCTCGCGCCAGCGGCGGGGCCTGCCGGCGGTACATCTCGTTGCGCGTTCCGGTGCCGGGGGTGAGCAGCTCGCCGCTGTCGCGGGTGAAGATATCGTCTGCTTCGCCGTGCAGGCCGGGCAGGACGGTGTGCCGGCTGCTGATGGCGGCGGCGTCGAAGGCTGCGGTGATCAGGCGCCGGGTCAGGGGAGCTGCGTCGGGCTGGTCCGCGAAGAAGGCGCGCAGCTTCTCTTGGGGGACGGCTGCGCCGGGTACGGCGGTGCCGATGGAGACGATGCGCGCAGTCATAGGCCCACTACATCACGAGATCCGGGCGTTTCCCACCGGTGATTTTCGCACCATGCTCCGGGAGCGCCCTGTAATCTCGTTCTTGGAAAGATCAGGAGGCTGCGGGTCTCCTGCCCCTACACATGTTGGAGAAGGTCATGAAGCTTTCAACCTTGGCGCTGCGCACTGTTCCCGGAGCCTTCATTCTGAACGCGGGGATCGGCAAGCTGAAGCTGGACGCAGAGTCTGCGGCCGGGCTGCAGGGCATGGCGGCCACCGGAGTCCCCGCTGTGAAGAACCTGCCGCCGGAGAAGTTCGGCAAGGCGCTGGCATATGGGGAGATCGCATTGGGCGCGGCGCTGCTCACTCCCCTGGTCAGCAACCGTCTGGCCGGGCTTGCTCTGGGAGGGTTTTCGGCCGGCATGCTCAGCATGTACTTTCGCAACGACGCCATGACCGAGGCTGATGGTGTCAGGCCTTCCCAGGACGGCACCCCGCTGGCCAAGGATGCGTGGCTGGCCGCGATCGCCGTCGCCCTCATCACCCGCAAGGACTGATCACCGGGCCTCGCTGTGTTCAGTGAGGATCAGCAGACAGCGCTGGCTTCTTCGAGGAAAGGTGTCGAGTGATGCGCACAGAGCAGCAGGCCCTGAAGCTCTCTCTTGCGGGGGTTCTGCTCGTCTCAGCATTGGGCATCGGGTTCGGCCTGTTCTCCGGCTCGTTCGCGATCCTGTTCGACGGTGTCTTCTCCTTGGTCGACGCCGTGATGTCGATCGTCTCGATCACGCTGGCTGGACTGATTGCCAAGTCGGCGTCCCATGAGCTGTCGAGACGAACCCATGATCGTTTCACCATGGGCTTCTGGCACTTTGAGCCCATCGTGCTGGCCGTCAACGCTCTGCTGATGATGTCGGTGGCCGCCTACGCGCTCTTCCAGGCGATCTCGGCGCTGCTGAGCGGCGGGCGCGATGTGGAGTTCGGCCCGGCCGTCGTCTACGCCGCGGTGGTGGTGGTGCTCACATTCGTCATCGGGCTCATTGAGCACCGCGCGAACAAGAAGCTCGATTCTGCCCTGGTCGCCATTGATGTGAAGGGCTGGATCATGGCAGGCGGAGTGACCAGCGCCCTGCTGATCGCGTTCCTGATCGGCGCGCTCATCCAGGGCACTGACGCGGAGTGGCTCATGCCCTACATCGACCCGGCAGTCCTAGGGGTTGTGGCGCTGATTCTTCTGCCGGTGCCCTTCTCGACGCTGCGCAGAGCCGTCGCGGAGATCTCGTTGGTGACGCCGCCGGAGCTGAAGAGGCAGGCAGAGGCCGCCGCCGGCGGCGTCGCAGAGTCCTGCGGATTCCTGGACTACCGGGTCTACGCCGCTCAGCAGGGGCGCGCTCGCACCATCGATGTCGTCTACTACGTTCCGGAGGGCAAAGGCATGCGATCCCTGGAGGAATGGGACAGCATCCGGGATGAGACCAGGGCGCAGCTGAACGGCGATGATCCGCACAGCTGGATCACTGTCTCCTTCACCACCAAGACGCCCCCGCCGCAGCCACGGGGCTAGGCGCCTCGTTCGTTTCACCAGTCCTTCGACGCGGCCGCCGAGATTCAATCACTGATTGCCTCGGCGATCGGGGTATCACCGCTGCGGAAGCTGATCGTACGCCGCTGAGCCGATGTCTGGGCCAGCACGGTGGCCGCAACGGCCGCTGCGTCCCCACGCGATACATAGGTCTCCTGGGCAGGGAAGAGGATGAGGTCGATCATTCCAGTGGGCGCGTCTGAGGTGAGGTAGTCCGGAGCCAGGATCGTATAGTCCAGCTCGGTGGCGCGGAGGTGCTCCTCAGCAGCCTTCTTGGCCTCAATATAGGGATAGAACGCCTCGTCCGGGGCGACTCCGTGTCCGGGCCGAGCACGCAGGTAGGAGACCAGAACAAAACGGTTCACACCCGCGGCCTGAGCGGCGTCCATGGTCCGGATCGCCGCGTCGCGATCGACGGCATACGTGCGCTGTGCACTGCCGCCGCCGGCTCCTGCAGCCCAGACGACGGCGTCCTGCCCGCGGAGCAGCTCGGTGATCTCTTGAAAATCCATGCTCTCAATGTCGCCCAGCTGAGCCTGCGCGCCCGTCTCAGCGACCTCGGATTCGTGATCGGGATTGCGGAACACGCCGGTGACCTCGTCGCCGCGCTTCGCCAGCTGAGTCGCCAGCCGGAGCGCCACCCTTCCGTGTCCTCCAATGATGATGATCTTCGACATATGAGTCGCCCTCTCTTGCGATCTTCTCCTTCATGTCCCTCCGTGCTGCCAAGAGTCGGCAGAATGTTTGCCGAACCACGCGGCAGCAGGCCTGTCGCTCTATGCGACGCTACGCGCCATCGACGACCTCCTTGAGGAGTTCGTAGGACCTCAGCCGGTCTTCATGCTCGTAGATGTAAGAGGTGAACATGACCTCGTCGATCTCGGCGGTGTCCAACAGACTGCCCAACTGCTCTTTGACGGTTGCCGGCGAACCCACGACGGCACCAGAGACTGAGCTGTGCACAGCCCTCACCTCCTGCTGCGTCATCTCGCGGGGAGGCTGAATCTCCACCGGACGGCCGCGTCCCAGAGCAAGGAAATGCTGCTCGGTGGAGGAGAACTGGAGCCTGGCCTCGCCGTCCGTCTCAGCGACCGAAAGGTTCAGGCCGAGCGTGACATAAGGCTCAGAGAGCACCTCGGAGGGCTGAAAGTTCTTGCGATACGTATCGATCGCCGGAAAGGTGAACCCAGGAGAGAAGTGGCCCGCAAATGAGAACGGCAGACCGAGCTGAGCAGCCAGCCCGGCGCTGAAGTCGCTGGAGCCCAGCAGCCACACCAGCGGATCCTGGCCGACAGCTGGAATGGCCTGGACCTGAGGACGTTGGCCGGTGCGTTCCGGAGTGAAGTAGCTGCGCAGTTCGTCGACCATGCCTTGGAAATCGTCCGAGGCGGAGCGACGAAGAGCCTGGGCGGTTCTCCCGTCGGTTCCGGGGGCGCGGCCCAAGCCGAGATCGATCCGCCCTGGATAGAGGGACTCAAGGGTGCCGAACTGTTCAGCGATGATCAGCGGGGAATGATTGGGGAGCATGATCCCGCCGGATCCAACACGGAGCTTTCTGGTGCGCTCGGCGATCAGGCCGATCAGCACGGAAGTCGCGGCACTGGCGATCGGTGCCATGTTGTGATGCTCGGCGACCCAGTAGCGGTGGTACCCCCACTGATCGGCTCGTTCGGCCAGGTCGAGTGTGCTGCGGAGGGCGGCTCCCGGCGTCGTCCCTTCGCTGATCGTCGCCAAATCCAAGATTGAGACGGGAAGCTCGTTCACTGTTCTGACAGGCACTGTGGGGCTCCTTCACCTATGAAGCGGAAGTTGTAGGTATTGCGAAATTTCGATGTATAGGTGCGCTGCAGCTCCGGCTGTAGCAGGCAGATCCAGCATCAGCGCTAGAGCTCTCCCTCTATGAAGTCTGCGACCTCGCGCAGCCTCTCCTCATTGCGCCGGTAATAGGTCCACTGGCCGTGGCGCTCAGACAGGACGAGGCCCGCACGCTGGAGGACATGCAGGTAGTGCGAGACGGTCGACTGAGACATGTCCGCCTTCTCCTGAATGTCGCGCACGCAGACCCCGCCGTTCTCCCGCACGTGGTCCGGGGCGTGCATCGCGGGCGCCGGAAAGTGCTCCCCTGGAACTCTGAGCCAGCGGAGTATGTCCAGACGGGTTTCATTTGCCAGCGCCTTGAAGACCTCTACTTGACCAGCCATGGGCTCAAGACTAATCGAGGAACCTCGATATATCAATGGTTGGATCAGGGATGACGAGGCGTCGCCTGGTCGCGGTCAGGGCATGCGCTTCTATTCGCCGCACACCCCGTCATGGCGAGTTCCACGTCGGATGCGCCCCCTGCGAACGATGCGGCGCCATGGGTGCGGCGGGAATACGAAGACGCTCAGTTCCGCCGCTGCCGAAATTCCTGTACGGCAACCGCTCAGAGGCGTTCAATGGGGACCCATGAGCACTTTCGCAGTCATCAACCCGAACACCGGCAAGACTGAAGAGACCTTCGACTCGGTGTCAGCCGAGCAGATCCCTTCCATCATCGACGAGGCAGACCGCGCCTTCCAGACATGGCGCTCCACGCCTGTCTCCGAGAGGGCCTCCGTCCTCAGATCGGCAGCGGAGATCATCGAGAACCGTGTGGATGAGCTCGCGAGCGTCATCGGTCGCGAGATGGGCAAACCGCACCAGCAGGGCGTGGCTGAGGCGAAGAAGGTCGCCTACACGCTGCGGTGGTATGCGGACAGCGGCCCATCATTCCTGGAGCCGACGGAGCTCCCCGAGGCGCAGGGCGCTGAGCGAACCTATGTGAAGCACGATCCGCTCGGCGTGCTGCTGGGCATCATGCCCTGGAACTTCCCCTACAACCAGATCGCCCGGTTCGCGGTGCCCAACCTGCTGGTCGGCAATGCGGTGCTGATGAAGCAGGCGGCGATCTGCCCGGTCTCGTCCCAGACCTTCCAGGAGATCCTCGAGGAGGCTGGGCTGCCCCGAGGCGTCTACACCAACATCTACCTCAACAGCAGCGACGCCGAGAAGGTCCTGGAGGACTTCCGGGTCAAAGGCGTATCCCTCACCGGCTCTGAGGCCGCCGGCGCATCGGTGGCCGGCATTGCGGCCAAGCACCTGAAGAAGTCGGTCCTGGAGCTGGGCGGCAATGACCCCGCCGTCGTGCTGGACACTGACGACGTCTCCGCATTGGCTCAGAAGCTGGTCACCCTGCGGCTGACCAACGCGGGTCAGGTCTGCACCTCACCCAAACGGCTCATCGTGGTTGAGGACCTCTACGAGGACTTCGTCGCCGCCGCCAAGGAGGCCGTGGAGAACACCGCCGTGGGACCTGCCGATGATCCCAGCACCGACATGGGGCCGCTGTCCTCCGAGGGTGCGCGCGACGAGGTGGTGGAGCGTGTCCAGCAGGCCGCAAAGGACGGGGCCACCCTGCACACCGGCGGCGAGAAGCTGGACCGTGACGGCTGGTTCATGTCACCGGCTCTGCTGACTGACATCGACCTCGACAGCGACCTGGGCTGCAACGAGCTCTTCGGCCCCGCCGTCATGGTGTTCAAGGCCCATGACGAGGCGGAGGCTCTGCAGATCGCCAACAGCACCCAGTACGGGCTGATGGCCTCCGTGTGGACCCAGGACATGGAGCGCGGCCAGCGGTTCGCCGAGCAGATCGAGGCTGGCATGACGTTCGTGAACACGCACATGGACTCCAGCCCCGAGTTCCCGTTCGGCGGCATCAACAACTCCGGCTACGGCCGGGAGAACGCCCAGTGGGCGCTGCGCGAGTTCACCAACGAGCGGCTCGTACGGTTGGCCGCTCACCCCACCGGCGAGTGACCACCTGCCGGTGAAAGAGGCGCGGCGCGGATCGTTTTCCGTGCCGCGCCTCTTTTCGTGCGCTCCGGCGCCTTCAGGGCGACCTGGGCTCTGTTGTCGAACAGCAAGCTAAGGCTGGCTGAGGATCTCCTCGACTTCGGCGATGATCTCCTGCGCCCCCAGTGGGCCGACGCCGGCAATCCAGACTTCGTGATCGACGTGATGGATCTCGCTGTCAGTCCCTTCCAACAGGTCCATGGTCCAGTCCGGCAGGTCCGGAGTGGTGGGGTCCGATGACACGAACACCCGGTCTGCGGCGAGGTCACCGACATTCTCCGAGGAGATCTCCAGGATGCCGTTGTCCTCCCAGTCCTGCTCGGGTATCTCGAAGCCGAGATCGGACAGAACATCGCCGGTAAAGGTGTCGGGACCGTAGAGGCGTACTGCTCCGGCCTCTCGTGGCCGGATGACCTGGGCTGTCAGACCTGCCAGATCCATGTCCTCCTTCACCTCAGCGGTGCGCTCGTCATAGTCGGCCAGCAGCGCATCGGCGGTGTCGGGAACCCCCAAGGCTTCCCCGACGGTGCGGATGCTGCTGCGCCAGTCTCCTCCCGGAGACTCGACGAACACCGTGGGCGCGATATCACTGAAGGTGTCATAGAGGTCCTCATGACGGGATTTGGCACCGAGAATGAGATCCGGATCGAGGTCGGCGATCTGCTCCAGTGAAGGTTCGGTGATGCTGCCCACGCTGGCGATGTCCTGAACGTCTTCGCCCAGATAGTCGGGAAGCTCATCCGTATTGACGATGAGTGCTGCACCGGCGGGAACGACCCCGAGCGCCATGGCCGTATCCAGGAGGTTGATCTCCAGCACGACCACGCGTTCTGGCTGGTCGGGGATTTCGGTGGAGCCCATGGCATGCTCGACCGTCTGCGCTTCCTCGATCCCTTCGGCCTGATCCTCACTCACCTCATCCTGTTCAGAGCCCTCGGCGGCGCAACTCGTCAGCGCAAGCGAGGCGAGCGCAGCGAAGGCTGCAGCACTGGACCACATGCGGTGGCGCGGCGAGATGGGTGAGCGGTTCACGGTCATAAGTCCTTTCAGCAGTGACTGGCGGGAGCTCCCGCCGGCAAACGACGCTTATTACATCATGCGTTCAACAGGTATTAGGCTTCGGTGAACCTAATGTTACGAACTGCCGCCGTTCGCCTCTCTTAGCCCTCCAGGGCACCTCGTTGAAGGACGCTTTGATGAAAATAAGAAACGCCCACATGCTGTTTTGTGTAGCATCACGGAGGTACAGCTGACTCCCGCTTCAGAGATCGAGAAGGACACCCCTTGGCCGAAAGCCGACGCACTCCCCTGAAACGTGATGCCCGACGGGCCTTTGCCTGCCGAGTCGCGCAAGTCACTCAGCTGACCCCGCGGATGCGTCGGCTCACCTTGGAAGCACAAGAGTTCTGCGACTTTCAGACGCTGGCCGCGGATGAGTACTTCGGCCTCATGATCCCTCGCTCCGGCACTTTGGAGCTGCCGTCCGAACACCCACCGCAGATTTCTC
The sequence above is drawn from the Nesterenkonia populi genome and encodes:
- a CDS encoding FAD-dependent oxidoreductase, whose translation is MPDVIVIGAGPVGLLISAELRRLGAEVTLLEQRPQPGPGSRAIGIHSPALAALEASGLTARILDQALRVRAGQAQVQGRVLGTVRFDALNRRFPFVATLPQESTEEALSAVAPPPERGATVHQLRPRHDGVIVCTDSGERSAPLVVLAGGARSRRLVFAEPEAHHYPDRYLMTDAHVGESSDETTAVIHLEARGVLESFPLPGRRRRFVAWDPPNSSPDPAARAARMADALQGQAEDEAVQVREFGVRRFIAPRMRNNRLFVIGDAAHEVSPIGGQGMNLGLLDAASLAPPLAQWARTGSAPEAELQTWERTRLRSARRAAALAGVNTRLGRSASPLTHHARQGLVTAMLGPGARRLFTHAYAMGLDLDA
- a CDS encoding methyltransferase domain-containing protein; translated protein: MRKPLAERDENLQELMDDPQCDPRRLDATFRRFGLVNRAVSGWDSIYASHVRPFLSSLQRPARVLDLGSGGGDVLRRLSQLVAKDRLTVEWTGADPDPRAHRAATRKGPAHVRFLCTDAETLRRSGETFDLVITNHVIHHIPSPELKSFAHASRMLASGLVLHNDIARSRLAYRLYAIGVTPVSPGTFLKTDGLRSIRRSYTAPELSSALADPWTVTSAAPFRVLAEAPGGA
- a CDS encoding type III polyketide synthase encodes the protein MTARIVSIGTAVPGAAVPQEKLRAFFADQPDAAPLTRRLITAAFDAAAISSRHTVLPGLHGEADDIFTRDSGELLTPGTGTRNEMYRRQAPPLAREAAHSALQEARIGEADITHLITVSCTGFFAPGIDYHLIRDLGLPTSVERSHLGFMGCAAAIPALRQAAQITDSHPGAVVLIVSVELCSLHIRSSSDPEQIVAASVFADGAAAAVVTADTSRGRSGGLSMDHFATALTEEGEADMVWTIGDQGFDMRLSAEVPRIIGREIRAAVDRLVGSAEAPQTWAVHPGGRSVLDRVEKGLELSPDALQPSRAVLSDYGNMSSATILFILRRIMQDPAPRAPIAALAFGPGLTVESALLHTVT
- a CDS encoding cation diffusion facilitator family transporter — encoded protein: MRTEQQALKLSLAGVLLVSALGIGFGLFSGSFAILFDGVFSLVDAVMSIVSITLAGLIAKSASHELSRRTHDRFTMGFWHFEPIVLAVNALLMMSVAAYALFQAISALLSGGRDVEFGPAVVYAAVVVVLTFVIGLIEHRANKKLDSALVAIDVKGWIMAGGVTSALLIAFLIGALIQGTDAEWLMPYIDPAVLGVVALILLPVPFSTLRRAVAEISLVTPPELKRQAEAAAGGVAESCGFLDYRVYAAQQGRARTIDVVYYVPEGKGMRSLEEWDSIRDETRAQLNGDDPHSWITVSFTTKTPPPQPRG
- a CDS encoding NAD(P)H-binding protein, producing the protein MSKIIIIGGHGRVALRLATQLAKRGDEVTGVFRNPDHESEVAETGAQAQLGDIESMDFQEITELLRGQDAVVWAAGAGGGSAQRTYAVDRDAAIRTMDAAQAAGVNRFVLVSYLRARPGHGVAPDEAFYPYIEAKKAAEEHLRATELDYTILAPDYLTSDAPTGMIDLILFPAQETYVSRGDAAAVAATVLAQTSAQRRTISFRSGDTPIAEAISD
- a CDS encoding LLM class flavin-dependent oxidoreductase, with the protein product MPVRTVNELPVSILDLATISEGTTPGAALRSTLDLAERADQWGYHRYWVAEHHNMAPIASAATSVLIGLIAERTRKLRVGSGGIMLPNHSPLIIAEQFGTLESLYPGRIDLGLGRAPGTDGRTAQALRRSASDDFQGMVDELRSYFTPERTGQRPQVQAIPAVGQDPLVWLLGSSDFSAGLAAQLGLPFSFAGHFSPGFTFPAIDTYRKNFQPSEVLSEPYVTLGLNLSVAETDGEARLQFSSTEQHFLALGRGRPVEIQPPREMTQQEVRAVHSSVSGAVVGSPATVKEQLGSLLDTAEIDEVMFTSYIYEHEDRLRSYELLKEVVDGA
- a CDS encoding ArsR/SmtB family transcription factor, which gives rise to MAGQVEVFKALANETRLDILRWLRVPGEHFPAPAMHAPDHVRENGGVCVRDIQEKADMSQSTVSHYLHVLQRAGLVLSERHGQWTYYRRNEERLREVADFIEGEL
- a CDS encoding NAD-dependent succinate-semialdehyde dehydrogenase, whose amino-acid sequence is MSTFAVINPNTGKTEETFDSVSAEQIPSIIDEADRAFQTWRSTPVSERASVLRSAAEIIENRVDELASVIGREMGKPHQQGVAEAKKVAYTLRWYADSGPSFLEPTELPEAQGAERTYVKHDPLGVLLGIMPWNFPYNQIARFAVPNLLVGNAVLMKQAAICPVSSQTFQEILEEAGLPRGVYTNIYLNSSDAEKVLEDFRVKGVSLTGSEAAGASVAGIAAKHLKKSVLELGGNDPAVVLDTDDVSALAQKLVTLRLTNAGQVCTSPKRLIVVEDLYEDFVAAAKEAVENTAVGPADDPSTDMGPLSSEGARDEVVERVQQAAKDGATLHTGGEKLDRDGWFMSPALLTDIDLDSDLGCNELFGPAVMVFKAHDEAEALQIANSTQYGLMASVWTQDMERGQRFAEQIEAGMTFVNTHMDSSPEFPFGGINNSGYGRENAQWALREFTNERLVRLAAHPTGE
- a CDS encoding ABC transporter substrate-binding protein — encoded protein: MNRSPISPRHRMWSSAAAFAALASLALTSCAAEGSEQDEVSEDQAEGIEEAQTVEHAMGSTEIPDQPERVVVLEINLLDTAMALGVVPAGAALIVNTDELPDYLGEDVQDIASVGSITEPSLEQIADLDPDLILGAKSRHEDLYDTFSDIAPTVFVESPGGDWRSSIRTVGEALGVPDTADALLADYDERTAEVKEDMDLAGLTAQVIRPREAGAVRLYGPDTFTGDVLSDLGFEIPEQDWEDNGILEISSENVGDLAADRVFVSSDPTTPDLPDWTMDLLEGTDSEIHHVDHEVWIAGVGPLGAQEIIAEVEEILSQP